One Thioclava electrotropha DNA segment encodes these proteins:
- a CDS encoding IS607 family transposase — protein sequence MKRLVSIGEAAKALGVTPLTLRRWDESGKLKPDLVTEGGRRRYDLAKLQPELHRQQDNAARRTVAYARVSSHDQKPDLERQAQLLEAYCAGQGWTYEVLTDLGSGMNYRKKGLKRLLEDIVEDRVGRLVITHKDRLLRFGAELVFAICEAKNVEIVILNQGEDTSFEEDLARDVLEIVTVFSARLYGARSRKNAKLIADIKAAAEGGDDGA from the coding sequence ATGAAGAGGCTTGTAAGTATTGGCGAGGCCGCAAAGGCCCTGGGCGTGACTCCGCTCACCTTGCGCAGATGGGATGAGAGCGGCAAGCTCAAACCCGACCTCGTAACCGAGGGTGGGCGGCGCCGCTATGACCTCGCCAAACTTCAGCCGGAGCTCCATCGGCAGCAGGATAACGCTGCTCGGCGCACGGTTGCCTACGCACGCGTTTCCTCCCATGACCAGAAACCTGACCTGGAGCGCCAGGCGCAGCTTCTCGAGGCCTATTGCGCCGGGCAGGGCTGGACCTACGAGGTGCTCACCGATCTCGGCTCTGGCATGAACTATCGCAAGAAGGGCCTCAAGCGCCTACTCGAAGACATTGTCGAGGATCGCGTCGGCCGACTGGTCATCACTCACAAGGATCGTTTGCTGCGCTTCGGCGCCGAGCTCGTCTTCGCGATCTGCGAGGCGAAGAACGTCGAGATTGTGATCCTGAACCAGGGTGAAGATACCAGCTTCGAAGAGGACCTCGCCCGGGACGTGCTTGAGATCGTCACGGTCTTCAGTGCGCGGCTCTACGGTGCGCGCTCCCGCAAGAATGCGAAATTGATCGCCGACATCAAGGCCGCGGCTGAAGGAGGCGATGATGGCGCTTGA
- a CDS encoding RNA-guided endonuclease InsQ/TnpB family protein — protein sequence MALDGAAISTRIMTVHRIALDVDKAQDALFAQCAGIARFSWNWALDRWKSQYTAHCENNSLPKPSEAALRRELNAIKRAEYPWMLHAPKAVPQQAIKNLGAAFKGFFEGRSRYPNFKAKDLCRESFRPDNGPGTFRVEGRRLKLPRIGWVSMREALRFGSDMNPTLKSVTISREAGRWFAAIAVEIDHSFTPRPEGAVIGVDLGVTDLATLSDGRKFSGSKSLGRNLKRLARLQRSHARKQKGGKNRARSRARIAKLHARIRNIRHDGLHKLTNKLSREASTVVIEDLNVRGMMANRHLSRAISDMGFFEFRRQLSYKLARLGGTLVAADRFFASSKTCSACHTKAEVLPLSVRSWTCANCGAQHDRDINAAINLKNLAGSEDLKVRPVSACGVEGSGGGTDPVVKPATMKQENGPDQKRSGP from the coding sequence ATGGCGCTTGATGGAGCAGCGATCTCTACCCGGATCATGACAGTTCACCGCATCGCCCTCGATGTAGACAAGGCGCAGGACGCACTGTTTGCGCAATGCGCCGGCATCGCCCGGTTCAGCTGGAACTGGGCTCTCGACCGATGGAAATCCCAATATACCGCGCATTGCGAAAACAATTCCCTGCCCAAGCCTTCCGAGGCTGCGCTACGACGCGAACTCAATGCCATCAAGCGGGCTGAATACCCCTGGATGCTGCATGCGCCCAAAGCGGTTCCACAGCAGGCGATCAAGAATCTTGGTGCCGCGTTCAAGGGTTTCTTCGAGGGGCGCTCCCGCTATCCCAACTTCAAAGCAAAAGATCTCTGTCGTGAGAGCTTTCGGCCGGACAATGGCCCCGGGACATTCCGTGTCGAAGGGCGACGCCTGAAACTGCCGCGCATTGGCTGGGTGTCTATGCGGGAGGCCCTGCGCTTTGGTTCCGACATGAATCCAACCTTGAAATCCGTCACCATCTCGCGGGAGGCGGGCCGGTGGTTCGCGGCGATTGCGGTTGAGATCGATCACAGCTTTACACCTCGCCCCGAAGGGGCGGTCATCGGCGTCGATCTCGGCGTTACGGATCTGGCCACCTTGAGCGACGGCCGCAAGTTCTCCGGTTCAAAATCCTTGGGTCGCAACCTGAAGCGGCTCGCACGACTGCAGAGATCTCATGCGCGAAAACAAAAGGGCGGGAAAAATCGGGCACGGTCTCGTGCCCGGATTGCAAAGCTCCATGCACGCATCCGCAACATCCGCCACGATGGGTTGCACAAGCTCACTAACAAGCTGTCGCGTGAAGCCAGCACAGTGGTCATCGAGGACCTCAATGTCCGCGGCATGATGGCGAACCGGCATCTTTCCCGCGCCATTTCCGATATGGGGTTTTTCGAGTTCCGTCGGCAGCTGAGCTACAAGCTCGCACGTCTGGGCGGCACTCTTGTTGCCGCCGACAGGTTCTTTGCATCCAGCAAGACCTGTTCGGCATGTCATACCAAAGCGGAGGTTCTTCCGCTCTCGGTCCGCTCATGGACCTGCGCCAATTGCGGCGCGCAGCACGATCGCGACATCAATGCGGCGATCAACCTCAAGAATCTGGCCGGTAGCGAGGACCTCAAGGTCCGTCCGGTGTCAGCTTGTGGAGTGGAAGGCTCTGGCGGCGGGACTGATCCTGTCGTGAAACCGGCCACGATGAAGCAGGAAAATGGACCTGATCAGAAAAGATCAGGTCCATGA
- a CDS encoding carbon-nitrogen hydrolase family protein has translation MTIAAAAYPLDWFEDWAGYAAKVTAWVAEAAGQGAQLLVFPEYGAMELASLGGAEVAGDLEAALVHVAGLRADMETLFAGLAAEHGLHILAPSGPVIDGTKRVNRASLFGPGGLIGHQDKAIMTRFEREIWHVDAGEGLVLFETALGKIGVTICYDSEFPLLARALAEAGAEIILAPSCTDTLAGFNRVRIGAMARALENQCVTVQAPTVGEALWCPAVDENCGTAAIFAPPDGVWPESGIVAEGAPDSPGWTFATVDLDRVAQSRTAGTVLPYKHWSEQSEAAQIIRIASENPAQP, from the coding sequence GTGACGATCGCGGCGGCGGCCTATCCGCTCGACTGGTTCGAGGATTGGGCGGGCTATGCGGCGAAGGTCACGGCTTGGGTGGCCGAGGCCGCAGGGCAGGGCGCGCAGCTTCTGGTCTTTCCCGAATATGGCGCAATGGAACTGGCGAGCCTCGGCGGCGCAGAGGTCGCGGGCGATCTGGAAGCCGCGCTGGTCCATGTGGCCGGGCTGCGGGCGGACATGGAAACGCTGTTCGCAGGCCTCGCGGCGGAGCATGGCTTGCATATTCTCGCCCCCTCCGGACCCGTCATCGACGGCACCAAGCGCGTGAACCGGGCGAGCCTGTTCGGCCCCGGCGGACTGATCGGGCATCAAGACAAGGCGATCATGACGCGCTTCGAGCGCGAGATCTGGCATGTCGACGCGGGCGAGGGGCTGGTGCTCTTCGAAACCGCGCTCGGCAAGATCGGCGTCACAATCTGCTACGACAGCGAATTCCCCCTGCTGGCGCGCGCGCTGGCGGAGGCCGGGGCGGAGATCATCCTCGCGCCCTCCTGCACCGACACGCTCGCGGGCTTTAATCGGGTGCGGATCGGTGCGATGGCGCGCGCGTTGGAAAACCAATGCGTGACCGTGCAGGCCCCCACCGTGGGCGAAGCGCTCTGGTGCCCGGCGGTGGATGAAAACTGCGGCACGGCTGCGATCTTCGCGCCGCCCGACGGGGTCTGGCCTGAAAGCGGGATCGTGGCCGAAGGGGCGCCCGACTCACCTGGCTGGACCTTCGCGACGGTGGACTTGGATCGCGTCGCGCAAAGCCGGACTGCAGGAACTGTTTTGCCCTACAAACATTGGTCCGAGCAGTCCGAAGCGGCCCAAATAATCCGGATCGCCTCGGAAAACCCCGCCCAGCCTTGA
- a CDS encoding GNAT family N-acetyltransferase translates to MEVRRLTGEALDAALDDVARLRIAVFRDWPYIYDGSLAYERRYVQSYRESEAAVVVGAFDGATLVGAATGTPLEDHAGDFAAPFAGTGLKLQDVFYCAESVLLPDYRGQGLGHAFFDHREAHARELGRRHSVFCSVIRPDDHPLKPADYRPFDGFWRKRGYAPMEGVVARFKWTDLGEDQQTEKALQFWGRTL, encoded by the coding sequence ATGGAGGTGCGGCGGCTGACCGGAGAGGCGCTGGATGCGGCGCTCGACGACGTGGCGCGGCTGCGGATCGCGGTGTTTCGGGACTGGCCATATATCTACGACGGGTCGCTGGCGTATGAGCGGCGATATGTCCAGAGCTACCGGGAAAGCGAGGCCGCCGTGGTCGTCGGCGCGTTCGACGGGGCGACGCTGGTGGGTGCGGCCACAGGCACGCCGCTGGAAGATCACGCGGGCGATTTCGCGGCACCGTTCGCGGGCACGGGGCTGAAGCTTCAGGACGTGTTCTACTGTGCCGAGTCGGTTCTTCTGCCCGACTATCGCGGGCAGGGGCTCGGGCACGCCTTCTTCGATCACCGTGAGGCCCATGCGCGCGAGCTGGGGCGCCGCCATTCGGTCTTCTGCTCTGTGATCCGTCCTGACGATCATCCGCTCAAGCCCGCCGATTACCGCCCGTTCGACGGGTTCTGGCGCAAGCGCGGCTATGCGCCGATGGAGGGCGTCGTAGCGCGGTTCAAATGGACCGATCTCGGTGAAGATCAGCAGACCGAGAAGGCGCTGCAATTCTGGGGGCGCACGCTGTGA